Proteins from a genomic interval of Chloroflexota bacterium:
- a CDS encoding cytochrome c: MRHFQKEARAGTLIVALSLLAAGSAVLYQPWPTVAFGATPMELEGGADSAGSGRVLFANYCSVCHTIDGSSQPLIGPDLREVASRPMIADVLANTPENLARWIADPQSVKPGTAMPTLGLTADQASDVVAYLEFLQAPEPGDDSPSGD, encoded by the coding sequence ATGAGGCATTTCCAGAAGGAGGCACGAGCCGGAACGCTCATCGTTGCCCTGTCACTGCTCGCGGCGGGCTCCGCGGTCCTGTACCAACCGTGGCCGACAGTCGCCTTCGGGGCCACCCCCATGGAGCTTGAGGGAGGCGCGGACTCCGCCGGGAGCGGGCGGGTGCTCTTCGCCAATTACTGCTCGGTGTGCCACACGATCGATGGCAGCTCGCAGCCGCTCATCGGCCCGGATCTGCGTGAGGTCGCATCGCGGCCAATGATTGCGGACGTCCTGGCCAACACGCCCGAGAACCTGGCGCGCTGGATCGCGGATCCACAGTCGGTGAAGCCGGGGACGGCGATGCCCACCCTCGGATTGACCGCGGACCAGGCATCCGACGTTGTCGCCTACCTGGAGTTTCTCCAGGCTCCGGAGCCGGGCGACGACAGCCCGTCAGGAGACTGA